In the genome of Penaeus vannamei isolate JL-2024 chromosome 26, ASM4276789v1, whole genome shotgun sequence, one region contains:
- the LOC138866677 gene encoding uncharacterized protein: MKDRRSKLQRTWTGEYKGIAESRWRQSAEVQPHNMRIYIAVAFAAAISVAAAAPGGCCGGGGFGGGGGFGGGGGGGGGYGGGGGGSFGGGGGSGGGSVVRARLVAARSFSSGGGGGGGRGGGGGGGYGGGGGGGSRGPSVVRAQLVGVGSFSGSGGGGGGGAGGYSSGGGGGGGYGGGGGW, encoded by the exons ATGAAGGACAGAAGGAGTAAGCTTCAGAGAACGTGGACGGGGGAGTATAAAGGGATCGCGGAGTCGAGATGGCGTCAGTCTGCTGAGGTTCAGCCCCACAACATGAGGATATAT ATTGCAGTGGCGTTCGCGGCCGCCATAAGCGTGGCAGCGGCTGCTCCTGGCGGTTGCTGTGGAGGAGGAGGcttcggtggaggaggaggcttcggtggtggagggggagggggtggtggatacgggggtggaggcggaggtagctttggtggaggaggtggatcaGGAGGCGGCAGCGTAGTCAGGGCGCGTCTCGTCGCAGCTCGCTCCTTCTCAAgcggcggaggcggtggaggtggacgaggcggaggaggaggcggtggatatggtggaggaggtggaggcggatcCAGAGGCCCCAGCGTGGTCCGGGCTCAGCTGGTTGGGGTGGGCTCCTTCTCAGgcagcggcggaggcggcggtggAGGCGCAGGTGGATACAgcagcggaggtggaggtggaggaggctacggcggaggtggtggttggtAG